One Nitrosopumilus piranensis genomic region harbors:
- the ppdK gene encoding pyruvate, phosphate dikinase, with amino-acid sequence MAKTKPVYAFEEADSENRMLLGGKGAGLSEMTRLKLPVPPGFTITTEVCNKYYDNNRKLPKDVMPLVMKNIEKIEKKTGKQWNSTKNPLLVSVRSGAAISMPGMMDTILNLGLNEKTVGGLAKQTKNPRFAWDSYRRFIQLFGKVVFGVNDEKFDHVLESAKTKQKVKDDSQLSVESLKKIVSEYKKICESHTKRKFPDSPNEQLGLAIEAVFKSWMGERAIVYREKNNITKDIANGTAVNVVTMVFGNMGDDSATGVVFTRNGHNGKKEIEGEYLINAQGEDVVAGVRTGKNVSLLKKEMPKSYKELSNACSKLEKHFREPQDIEFTIEQGKFYLLQTRTAKMSAMALIKTSVDMVKEKLIDKNKALTRIPAQQLEALLHRTMDESKVKNHKQLAKGIAASPGAASGIAVFDVKKAIELGEAGKKIILIRKETKPEDVPAFFSSEGVLTSLGGKSSHAAIVSRGMGKPCIVGCSELKINYDNNTCAANGTTVKEGETITIDGSAGTVLIGEVPTVEPKVTKDFEQILSWAQKTKSLGIRANADTPEAAKLARQFGAQGIGLCRTERMFNASDRIGLFVDMIMAENIEERGKVLKKLGQLQKSDFIQILKAMEGYEVTIRLLDPPLHEFLPNPEELAEKIHKLEKKKATKELKEAKIILKRARELAEVNPMMGHRGVRVGITYPEIYEMQIRAVFEALVELTKKKVKAHPQIMIPQISSIAELNHIKKIYDKIKKEVETKNKMKLTINFGTMIEVVRAALTANELATTAEFFSFGTNDLTQGTFSFSREDVEGKFLPEYMEKELLERSPFQSIDVNGVGSLIKIGIANGRGIRKNMEVGICGEHGGDPSSIKFCHKAGLSYVSASPHRIPIAIVAAAQASIEYSKKK; translated from the coding sequence ATGGCAAAAACAAAACCAGTTTATGCATTTGAGGAGGCAGATAGCGAAAACAGGATGCTTCTAGGCGGGAAAGGCGCAGGATTAAGCGAAATGACTCGACTAAAGCTTCCGGTACCACCAGGATTTACAATTACGACTGAGGTTTGTAACAAATACTATGATAATAACAGAAAACTTCCAAAAGATGTAATGCCATTAGTTATGAAAAATATTGAAAAAATTGAAAAGAAGACAGGAAAACAATGGAACTCAACTAAAAACCCATTACTAGTATCAGTTCGCTCAGGGGCAGCCATATCAATGCCAGGAATGATGGACACAATTTTGAATTTAGGGTTAAATGAAAAAACCGTAGGAGGCCTAGCAAAGCAAACAAAGAATCCACGTTTTGCATGGGATTCCTATAGGAGGTTTATTCAATTATTTGGTAAAGTAGTATTTGGAGTAAATGATGAAAAATTTGATCATGTGCTTGAATCTGCAAAAACTAAACAAAAAGTAAAAGATGATAGTCAGTTAAGTGTTGAATCACTAAAGAAAATTGTATCAGAGTATAAAAAAATCTGCGAATCACACACAAAAAGAAAATTTCCAGATTCACCTAATGAGCAGTTAGGATTAGCAATTGAGGCCGTATTCAAAAGTTGGATGGGTGAGAGAGCAATTGTTTATCGTGAAAAAAACAACATAACAAAAGACATTGCAAATGGAACTGCAGTCAATGTTGTTACCATGGTATTTGGAAACATGGGAGATGACAGTGCAACTGGAGTAGTATTTACAAGAAATGGACATAATGGTAAAAAAGAGATTGAGGGAGAATATCTTATCAACGCACAGGGAGAAGATGTGGTTGCAGGAGTTAGAACTGGAAAAAATGTTTCTCTATTAAAAAAAGAAATGCCAAAATCTTACAAGGAATTAAGTAACGCATGCTCAAAATTAGAAAAACATTTCAGAGAACCACAAGATATTGAATTTACCATAGAGCAAGGAAAATTTTACCTGTTGCAAACAAGAACTGCAAAGATGAGTGCAATGGCATTAATTAAAACATCAGTAGACATGGTAAAAGAAAAACTAATTGATAAAAACAAAGCACTGACAAGAATTCCTGCACAACAGCTAGAGGCATTACTTCATAGAACTATGGATGAATCAAAAGTTAAAAATCACAAGCAATTAGCTAAAGGAATTGCAGCGTCTCCAGGAGCTGCAAGTGGAATTGCAGTATTTGATGTAAAAAAGGCAATAGAGTTAGGAGAGGCAGGAAAAAAAATTATCTTAATTAGAAAAGAAACAAAACCCGAAGATGTGCCGGCATTCTTTTCATCAGAAGGAGTTTTGACTAGTTTAGGTGGAAAATCATCTCATGCTGCAATCGTATCAAGAGGAATGGGCAAACCATGCATTGTAGGATGCTCAGAATTAAAAATCAATTATGACAACAACACATGTGCTGCAAACGGCACCACAGTAAAAGAAGGTGAAACTATTACCATTGATGGTAGTGCAGGTACAGTCCTAATTGGAGAAGTTCCAACTGTAGAGCCAAAAGTAACAAAGGACTTTGAGCAGATTTTAAGTTGGGCACAAAAAACAAAATCATTAGGCATTCGTGCCAATGCAGATACTCCAGAAGCTGCAAAACTTGCAAGACAATTCGGTGCTCAAGGTATTGGTCTTTGTAGAACGGAGAGGATGTTTAATGCAAGTGACAGGATTGGCCTATTTGTCGATATGATCATGGCTGAAAATATTGAAGAACGAGGAAAAGTTCTCAAAAAATTAGGGCAATTACAAAAAAGCGACTTTATTCAAATTCTAAAAGCAATGGAAGGATACGAAGTAACAATCAGATTACTAGATCCACCATTACATGAATTCTTGCCAAATCCTGAAGAACTAGCTGAAAAAATCCACAAGTTAGAGAAGAAAAAGGCAACAAAAGAACTCAAGGAGGCCAAAATTATTTTAAAGCGAGCAAGGGAGTTGGCAGAAGTCAATCCAATGATGGGACACAGGGGAGTAAGAGTGGGAATTACGTATCCTGAAATTTATGAGATGCAGATTCGTGCAGTGTTTGAGGCATTAGTGGAATTGACAAAGAAAAAAGTAAAAGCACATCCACAAATTATGATTCCACAAATTAGCAGTATTGCAGAATTAAACCACATAAAGAAGATTTATGATAAAATAAAAAAAGAAGTTGAGACAAAAAACAAAATGAAATTAACAATTAACTTTGGTACAATGATTGAGGTAGTAAGAGCTGCATTAACAGCCAATGAACTTGCAACAACTGCAGAATTCTTTAGTTTTGGTACTAATGACTTGACACAAGGAACGTTTAGTTTCAGTAGAGAAGATGTAGAAGGAAAGTTCCTTCCAGAATACATGGAAAAAGAACTGTTAGAAAGAAGTCCATTTCAATCAATTGATGTTAACGGTGTAGGTAGTTTAATCAAAATTGGAATTGCCAATGGTCGAGGAATAAGAAAGAATATGGAAGTTGGGATTTGTGGAGAACACGGAGGAGACCCAAGTTCTATCAAATTCTGCCATAAAGCAGGATTAAGCTATGTTAGTGCATCACCTCATAGAATTCCTATTGCAATTGTTGCAGCAGCACAAGCATCAATTGAGTATTCAAAGAAAAAATAA
- a CDS encoding M1 family metallopeptidase has product MDVNPINYELTFEPDLKKFTFLGTEVITVSCKKATNLVTMDCAELKIKSCDVQSGTKSVKSSVKTDEKKERLSIRLGEKIKGKATIHLQFQGILNDRLLGFYRSQYKEGSTTKYLATTQFEAADARRAFPCWDEPEAKATFEISIIADNKFTAISNMPVKSTKKIKNKTQYKFEKTPVVSTYLIYLGVGEFEYLTGKTGKVQIRVVTTKGNKSKGKYSLELGKKLLSSYEKYFGIKYPLPKLDLIAIPDFAAGAMENWGAITFRETILLYDPKTSSTRTKQFIAEVISHEIAHQWFGNLVTMKWWNDLWLNESFATFMATKFVDKFYPEWNLWDQFIEDAMNNAMGLDALKTTHPIDVKVNSPAEIREIFDAISYDKGGCILRMLENYVGETNFRAGLKKYLSTFKYGNAKGQDLWDAIGKASKMPVSAMVNSWLKQPGFPQIDISQKNNDLVIKQNRFLMEPTKKTQKGLWHVPFTYGLGKDTKTKLLTKKSTTLKAPKGPGFVANIGRTGFYRVKYDDGILLDLKMLVDQKQIPHVDRWAIQNDLFALCVAGKEEVENYLDFSDAYFEEDSYLPQTNVANNLNFLSLLTFFEDYTEQIRNYAINYFRKILSNLGWVPQKSDKHTDAFLRGFSIFALGKLGDEHVLEQAQIKFKEFLKNPSSLHPDIREPVFSLVAWTGNAKTHSQLVTLYKKAKTTEEKLRFLGAMCSFQNEKLLVKTLQFSQTSEVRSQNMQLPIMKIAANPYGKKILWPWLKKNWGKLSKKVGHGNPLFNRIVASIALVVDDSMENDIKSFFKSHPTPGTERTQAQTIEKIRIYSKFLHQMRKEFK; this is encoded by the coding sequence GTGGACGTTAATCCAATAAATTATGAATTAACATTTGAACCAGATCTTAAAAAATTTACCTTCTTGGGAACTGAAGTAATCACTGTTTCTTGCAAAAAGGCAACAAATCTTGTCACAATGGATTGCGCAGAACTAAAAATCAAATCCTGTGATGTTCAATCTGGCACAAAATCTGTTAAATCCTCTGTAAAAACTGATGAGAAAAAAGAAAGACTATCAATTCGATTAGGAGAAAAAATCAAAGGTAAGGCAACAATACATCTGCAATTTCAAGGGATTCTTAATGATAGATTGTTAGGATTCTATCGCAGTCAATACAAAGAAGGTAGCACTACAAAATACCTTGCAACAACTCAATTTGAAGCAGCTGATGCTAGACGCGCATTTCCTTGTTGGGATGAACCTGAAGCAAAGGCAACATTTGAGATTTCAATCATTGCTGATAACAAGTTTACTGCAATCTCTAACATGCCTGTAAAATCAACGAAAAAAATTAAAAACAAGACTCAGTATAAATTTGAAAAAACACCTGTTGTTTCAACTTACTTGATCTATCTTGGTGTTGGTGAATTTGAATATCTAACCGGAAAAACTGGCAAAGTCCAGATTAGAGTAGTCACTACAAAAGGAAACAAATCAAAAGGAAAGTATTCTTTAGAACTTGGAAAAAAACTTCTTTCCTCTTATGAAAAATATTTTGGAATAAAATACCCATTACCTAAACTAGATTTAATTGCAATTCCTGATTTTGCTGCAGGAGCAATGGAGAATTGGGGTGCAATCACATTTAGAGAAACAATCTTGCTTTATGATCCTAAAACATCTTCGACAAGAACAAAACAGTTCATTGCTGAAGTAATTTCACATGAAATAGCACACCAATGGTTTGGAAACCTTGTTACAATGAAATGGTGGAATGACTTGTGGCTCAATGAAAGTTTTGCAACATTTATGGCAACAAAATTTGTTGACAAATTTTATCCGGAGTGGAATCTTTGGGATCAATTTATTGAAGATGCAATGAATAATGCAATGGGATTAGATGCATTAAAGACAACTCACCCAATTGATGTCAAAGTAAATTCTCCTGCTGAAATCAGAGAAATATTTGATGCTATCTCTTATGATAAGGGTGGATGCATTTTGAGAATGCTTGAAAATTATGTTGGTGAGACTAATTTCAGAGCAGGTCTCAAGAAATATCTCTCTACATTCAAGTATGGAAATGCTAAAGGTCAAGATTTGTGGGATGCAATTGGCAAGGCATCAAAAATGCCTGTAAGTGCAATGGTAAATTCGTGGCTAAAACAGCCTGGATTTCCTCAAATTGACATATCTCAAAAGAATAATGATTTGGTCATAAAGCAAAATCGCTTTTTGATGGAGCCTACAAAGAAAACTCAAAAAGGATTGTGGCATGTTCCATTTACTTATGGTTTGGGAAAAGATACTAAAACCAAACTATTAACAAAAAAATCAACTACTCTAAAAGCCCCCAAGGGACCTGGATTTGTTGCAAACATCGGCCGCACTGGATTTTATCGTGTAAAATATGATGATGGAATTTTACTTGATCTTAAAATGCTAGTTGATCAAAAGCAAATTCCTCATGTGGATAGATGGGCTATCCAAAATGACTTGTTTGCATTGTGTGTTGCAGGAAAAGAGGAAGTTGAAAACTATCTTGATTTCTCTGATGCATATTTTGAAGAAGATTCGTATCTACCACAAACAAATGTTGCAAATAATCTCAACTTTTTATCACTATTGACTTTCTTTGAAGATTATACCGAGCAAATTAGAAACTATGCAATTAATTACTTTCGAAAGATTTTATCTAATCTTGGATGGGTTCCTCAAAAATCAGACAAACATACTGATGCATTCTTGAGAGGTTTTTCAATTTTTGCATTAGGTAAACTTGGAGATGAACATGTACTTGAACAAGCACAAATTAAATTCAAAGAGTTTTTGAAAAACCCCTCATCACTACATCCTGATATACGTGAACCCGTTTTCTCACTTGTTGCATGGACTGGTAATGCAAAAACTCATTCCCAATTAGTAACATTGTACAAAAAAGCAAAAACTACTGAAGAAAAATTACGATTTTTGGGTGCAATGTGCAGCTTTCAAAATGAAAAATTGCTTGTCAAAACATTACAATTCTCTCAAACCTCTGAGGTTCGTTCTCAAAACATGCAATTGCCAATAATGAAGATTGCAGCCAATCCTTATGGCAAAAAAATTCTTTGGCCTTGGCTAAAGAAGAACTGGGGAAAATTAAGTAAAAAAGTTGGACATGGAAATCCTTTGTTTAATAGAATTGTAGCAAGTATTGCACTAGTAGTTGATGACTCTATGGAAAATGATATCAAGTCATTTTTCAAATCCCACCCAACACCTGGAACTGAAAGAACACAAGCCCAGACAATTGAAAAAATTAGAATTTACTCTAAATTCTTACATCAAATGAGAAAAGAATTCAAATAA
- the ilvC gene encoding ketol-acid reductoisomerase — translation MAQTWKDTDISLDPIKDQTIAVIGYGIQGDAQANNMKDSGLNVIIGLKEGGNSWKKAEADGHKVMSVADATKQADIIHILIPDMIQGQVYKDEIGPNLSEGKALSFSHAAAIYWKWIEAPNNVDLIMIAPKGPGSKVRETFLDNFGTPAIVAVEQDFTGKAWDKTLGIAKAIGSARAGLIKTTFKEEVETDWFGEQADLCGGAASMVTNAFETLVEAGYQPEIAYFEVLHELKLIVDMIQRYGINGMWRRVSETARYGGLTRGPMVMDAANKENMKKVLTMIQDGTFNKEWISEYQKSGKDAFDKYMKQYDEHQIEKVGKQMRKMMWPDSTE, via the coding sequence ATGGCACAAACATGGAAAGATACTGATATCAGTCTTGATCCAATTAAAGATCAAACCATTGCTGTGATTGGTTATGGAATTCAAGGTGATGCACAAGCAAACAACATGAAAGACTCTGGTCTAAATGTTATAATCGGTCTTAAGGAAGGCGGAAACAGCTGGAAAAAAGCCGAAGCTGATGGTCACAAAGTAATGTCTGTTGCAGATGCAACAAAACAAGCTGACATTATTCACATATTGATTCCAGATATGATTCAAGGTCAAGTATACAAAGATGAAATCGGACCCAATCTTTCAGAAGGAAAAGCATTGTCATTTTCTCATGCAGCTGCAATCTATTGGAAATGGATTGAAGCCCCAAACAATGTTGATTTAATCATGATTGCACCAAAGGGACCTGGTTCTAAAGTAAGAGAAACATTTCTTGATAATTTTGGAACTCCTGCCATTGTTGCAGTTGAACAAGACTTTACAGGAAAAGCTTGGGATAAAACATTGGGAATTGCAAAAGCCATTGGAAGTGCCAGAGCTGGATTGATCAAAACTACTTTCAAAGAAGAGGTAGAAACTGATTGGTTTGGTGAACAGGCAGACCTATGTGGTGGTGCAGCTTCTATGGTAACAAATGCATTTGAAACTCTAGTTGAAGCAGGATACCAACCAGAAATTGCATACTTTGAAGTCTTACATGAACTCAAACTCATCGTAGATATGATTCAAAGATATGGTATTAATGGAATGTGGAGACGTGTAAGTGAGACTGCAAGATATGGTGGTTTGACTCGTGGACCAATGGTAATGGATGCTGCAAACAAAGAGAATATGAAAAAAGTTCTAACAATGATTCAAGATGGAACCTTCAACAAAGAGTGGATTTCTGAATATCAGAAAAGTGGTAAAGATGCATTTGACAAATACATGAAACAATATGACGAACACCAAATTGAAAAAGTTGGAAAACAAATGCGTAAAATGATGTGGCCTGATTCCACAGAATAA
- a CDS encoding nicotinamide-nucleotide adenylyltransferase codes for MRGLMMGRFQPFHLGHLDLAKQILEQCDEVIIAVTSAQFNYLEKDPFTSGERIEMIHNSLKDENLDLKKCFVISLENQFNVATWASYLKSALPHFDKVYSGNDYVSMLLSDSGIKVAKPKFLDRNQFNATKIRSMIKSDENWKDSVPNAVYEFLTKINAKNRLSVISKSDTNPTKH; via the coding sequence ATGCGTGGATTAATGATGGGTAGATTTCAACCATTTCATCTTGGTCATTTAGATTTAGCAAAGCAGATTTTAGAACAATGTGATGAGGTAATTATTGCAGTAACTAGTGCACAATTCAATTATTTGGAAAAAGATCCTTTTACCTCTGGTGAAAGAATTGAGATGATTCATAATTCCCTTAAAGATGAAAATTTGGATTTGAAAAAATGTTTTGTAATTTCATTAGAAAATCAATTTAATGTTGCAACATGGGCATCATACTTGAAATCTGCTTTACCTCACTTTGATAAAGTGTACAGCGGAAATGATTATGTTTCAATGCTTCTCTCTGATTCTGGAATTAAAGTGGCAAAACCTAAATTTTTAGATAGAAACCAATTCAATGCTACAAAAATTCGCTCTATGATAAAATCTGATGAAAACTGGAAAGACTCAGTTCCAAATGCAGTATATGAATTCCTCACAAAAATTAATGCAAAAAATAGACTATCCGTAATTTCTAAATCTGATACCAACCCCACAAAACACTGA
- a CDS encoding cobalamin B12-binding domain-containing protein, with the protein MKQKTQTRNIKILVAKLGLDGHDRGALVLCRAFRDAGMEVIYSGLFATPERVAQIAEDEDVDAIAMSLLNGAHGTLFPRVVKALKKKKINDVLVVGGGVIPEIDHKELIKAGVDHVFGPGTPLPTIINHINTGVAKLRKI; encoded by the coding sequence ATGAAACAAAAAACACAAACAAGAAACATCAAGATTTTAGTAGCAAAATTAGGTCTTGATGGGCATGATAGAGGAGCACTTGTTTTGTGTAGAGCATTCAGAGATGCAGGAATGGAGGTAATTTACTCTGGACTTTTTGCAACACCAGAAAGAGTAGCACAGATTGCAGAAGACGAAGATGTTGATGCAATTGCTATGAGTTTACTTAATGGTGCGCACGGGACATTATTTCCAAGAGTAGTAAAGGCTCTAAAAAAGAAAAAGATCAACGATGTCCTAGTTGTTGGCGGAGGAGTAATTCCTGAAATTGATCATAAAGAATTGATTAAAGCTGGAGTTGACCATGTATTTGGTCCTGGAACACCACTGCCTACAATAATTAACCATATCAATACGGGCGTAGCAAAATTAAGAAAAATATAA
- the meaB gene encoding methylmalonyl Co-A mutase-associated GTPase MeaB gives MDLLVDLKKGRRGAIAKAITMVENDQKESKKLLKKIFKNTGTSIIIGITGPAGAGKSSLINKTAVAMKKLGTKPAVLAVDPTSHVTGGAILGDRVRMTESTDSGTYIRSIASRGATGAVSRSLRNSIRVLEYAGFNPIIIESVGAGQTEVEISNIADITVVVFNPNTGDSIQTIKAGLTEIGDIYLVNKSDLSGTNQLFDAVRDFIGDSERNPTILKTSVKKNTGITEFAKTLKDMMALKKKLKKQKDQERLEAELKDIVLNNIREKIDVMLDSDKTFSKYLKKLQSRDMDPFDAGEKITKSMLK, from the coding sequence TTGGATTTGCTTGTTGACTTGAAGAAAGGAAGACGTGGTGCAATTGCTAAAGCCATAACTATGGTAGAAAATGATCAAAAAGAATCAAAAAAACTCTTAAAGAAAATTTTCAAAAATACTGGCACTTCTATTATTATTGGAATTACGGGACCTGCTGGTGCTGGAAAAAGCTCGTTGATTAACAAGACTGCTGTGGCAATGAAAAAACTGGGCACAAAACCTGCTGTTTTGGCAGTTGATCCTACCAGTCATGTTACTGGCGGTGCAATTTTAGGTGACAGAGTTAGGATGACTGAATCAACTGACTCTGGAACTTATATTCGAAGTATTGCATCTCGTGGTGCCACTGGTGCAGTATCTCGCTCTTTACGAAACAGTATACGTGTTTTAGAATATGCAGGATTCAACCCAATTATTATTGAAAGTGTTGGTGCAGGACAAACTGAAGTTGAAATTTCAAATATTGCCGATATCACAGTTGTAGTCTTTAATCCAAACACTGGAGACAGCATACAAACAATTAAGGCAGGTCTAACTGAAATTGGAGACATTTATCTTGTAAACAAGAGTGATCTTAGTGGAACAAATCAACTGTTTGATGCAGTACGTGATTTTATTGGAGACTCTGAACGAAATCCAACAATCCTTAAAACATCTGTAAAAAAGAATACTGGAATTACCGAATTTGCAAAAACTCTCAAAGATATGATGGCATTAAAAAAGAAATTAAAGAAGCAAAAGGACCAAGAACGATTAGAGGCAGAACTAAAAGATATTGTTTTAAATAACATACGTGAAAAGATTGATGTCATGTTGGATTCTGATAAAACATTTTCAAAATACCTAAAAAAATTACAATCAAGGGATATGGACCCATTTGACGCAGGAGAAAAAATTACAAAATCAATGTTAAAGTGA
- a CDS encoding CBS domain-containing protein — MLPNIESIKQMRQKLGITQKKLAGMTGVSTSMINQIESGRSQPSYETAKKIFENLSNLEGRSSSHKAGDFCSQDIVKMKPSNTLHDAIKKMHQLSISQIPVFDEKEIVGVVSEDGIVKHLADIGEAELKNAKLADTMDPVPPIVDFETPANVLVPLIRYSKCILVTKKSKIVGIITASDTLKMME; from the coding sequence ATGCTACCAAATATCGAATCAATAAAGCAGATGAGGCAAAAATTAGGCATCACCCAAAAAAAGCTTGCAGGAATGACTGGGGTAAGTACATCCATGATTAATCAAATAGAATCAGGGCGAAGTCAGCCAAGTTATGAAACTGCAAAAAAAATTTTTGAGAATTTATCTAACCTAGAAGGAAGATCATCATCTCACAAAGCAGGAGATTTTTGCAGCCAAGATATTGTAAAGATGAAACCATCAAATACACTTCATGATGCAATAAAGAAGATGCATCAATTATCAATCAGTCAAATTCCAGTATTTGATGAAAAAGAGATAGTAGGAGTAGTCTCAGAGGATGGAATTGTAAAGCATCTGGCAGATATTGGAGAAGCTGAATTAAAGAATGCAAAACTTGCAGATACAATGGATCCTGTTCCACCAATTGTTGATTTTGAGACACCAGCAAATGTACTTGTTCCATTAATTCGATATTCAAAATGCATACTTGTTACAAAAAAATCTAAAATTGTTGGAATCATTACTGCATCAGACACATTAAAGATGATGGAATAA
- a CDS encoding acyl-CoA mutase large subunit family protein, whose translation MATKKSKQKQPEKKVFTDSNFPVKRIYQKSSKKKPVEDAGKYPFTRGIHPGMFRDRFWTMRQYSGFGDAKLTNERFKFMLEKGQTGLSMAFDLPTQIGYDSDAPQAEGEVGKVGVSITSIKDMMTAFDGIPLGKVSSSMTINSTASTLLAYYIAVGESQGFKSQELRGTTQNDILKEYIARNTYIYPPQPSMRLIGDMIGYCAEKVPSWYPVSISGYHMREAGCTATQEVAFTLANAIAYIQTCLDKGLKIDDFAPRLSFFFCCTIEFFEEVAKFRVARKVYAKILKDMFHAKNPKSLQLKFHTQTSGESLTAQQPDNNIIRVAIQTMAAVAGGTQSLHTNSRDEALALPTQESAKIALRTQQIVAHESGITKTADPLGGSYYLEELSDQIEEGVWKYLKKIQKMGGSVKAIEKGFFQSEIRQNAYRLKKEADNGERILVGVNKYVEEEEQPELLRIGGKVEIQQKKALKKLRASRDKKKWEKALSAMQSAADTDENLMPYIITAAKAYATTGEISNTFREVFGEYRPKEVF comes from the coding sequence ATGGCCACAAAAAAATCAAAACAAAAACAACCCGAGAAGAAGGTCTTTACTGATTCTAATTTTCCGGTAAAACGTATCTATCAAAAATCCTCAAAGAAGAAACCTGTAGAAGATGCTGGTAAATATCCATTTACTAGAGGCATTCATCCTGGAATGTTCCGTGATAGATTTTGGACCATGAGACAATATTCTGGATTTGGTGATGCCAAGCTTACTAATGAGAGATTCAAATTCATGCTTGAGAAAGGACAAACTGGGCTTTCAATGGCCTTTGATCTTCCAACGCAAATTGGTTATGATTCAGATGCTCCACAAGCAGAAGGTGAAGTTGGCAAAGTTGGCGTTTCCATTACATCAATTAAAGACATGATGACTGCCTTTGATGGGATACCTCTTGGCAAAGTTAGTTCATCTATGACCATTAATTCTACAGCGTCAACACTACTTGCATATTATATTGCAGTTGGAGAATCTCAGGGATTCAAAAGTCAGGAATTGCGTGGCACAACTCAAAATGACATCCTCAAAGAATACATTGCAAGAAACACCTACATCTATCCACCACAACCATCTATGAGATTAATTGGTGACATGATTGGGTATTGTGCAGAAAAAGTTCCTTCATGGTACCCTGTATCTATTTCTGGATATCATATGAGAGAAGCGGGATGTACTGCAACACAAGAAGTTGCCTTTACTTTGGCAAATGCCATAGCGTACATTCAAACTTGTTTGGATAAGGGACTAAAAATTGATGACTTTGCACCTCGTTTATCGTTCTTTTTTTGTTGTACAATAGAATTCTTTGAAGAAGTTGCAAAGTTTAGAGTTGCACGTAAAGTCTATGCAAAAATTCTCAAAGATATGTTCCATGCAAAAAACCCAAAGTCATTACAATTAAAATTCCATACACAGACAAGTGGCGAATCATTAACTGCCCAACAACCTGACAACAACATTATTCGTGTAGCAATTCAAACTATGGCCGCAGTTGCCGGTGGTACTCAATCACTTCACACAAATTCAAGAGATGAGGCACTAGCACTCCCAACACAAGAATCTGCAAAAATAGCTTTGAGAACCCAACAAATTGTTGCACATGAGAGTGGAATTACAAAGACTGCTGATCCTCTTGGTGGCTCCTATTATCTTGAAGAGTTATCTGACCAGATTGAGGAAGGCGTTTGGAAATATCTCAAGAAAATCCAAAAGATGGGTGGTTCAGTAAAGGCAATTGAGAAAGGATTCTTCCAATCAGAAATTAGACAAAATGCATATCGATTAAAGAAAGAAGCAGATAACGGTGAGAGAATCCTAGTTGGTGTTAACAAATATGTCGAAGAAGAAGAACAGCCAGAATTGCTAAGAATTGGCGGTAAAGTTGAGATTCAGCAGAAAAAGGCATTAAAAAAATTGCGTGCATCCAGAGACAAAAAGAAATGGGAAAAGGCACTATCTGCAATGCAGAGTGCAGCTGATACTGATGAGAATCTGATGCCTTACATAATTACTGCTGCAAAGGCATATGCTACTACTGGTGAAATTAGCAATACATTCCGTGAAGTATTTGGTGAATACCGTCCAAAGGAGGTATTTTAG
- the mce gene encoding methylmalonyl-CoA epimerase has translation MKIDHIAIAVNDVEESAKVYQQALGVDSVEFETVESEGVKVAIIHLENGRVELMQPTNDSSPIKKFLEKKGQGLHHMALETDNIEGEVERMEGCGVQFLGKIRPGSAGTKVTFIHPKSLHGVLAELCAHPK, from the coding sequence ATGAAAATTGATCATATTGCAATTGCAGTAAATGACGTTGAAGAGTCTGCCAAAGTGTATCAACAGGCCTTAGGTGTTGATTCTGTAGAGTTTGAAACCGTAGAATCTGAGGGTGTCAAAGTTGCAATTATTCATTTAGAAAATGGGCGTGTTGAGCTTATGCAGCCAACAAATGATTCTAGTCCAATTAAAAAATTCTTGGAGAAAAAAGGACAAGGACTTCATCACATGGCATTAGAAACTGACAACATTGAAGGTGAGGTGGAAAGAATGGAAGGATGCGGTGTGCAATTCCTAGGTAAGATTAGACCTGGTTCTGCAGGCACTAAAGTTACTTTTATTCATCCAAAGTCCCTTCATGGTGTTTTGGCAGAACTTTGTGCTCATCCAAAATAA